DNA sequence from the Mangifera indica cultivar Alphonso chromosome 18, CATAS_Mindica_2.1, whole genome shotgun sequence genome:
attttttatgtatttaaattaataattttttaaattcaagagGATCAATTGGGCTTCCCTTGGATCCGCCATTGAATAGTATTGGCGTGAAAATTTTGTCTGTCTTAATTATGGATATGGTTAGCAAAATTGGACCAAATCTACTAGCATCGATTCAAGTTTGATGAATTGAaaaggccgaaggactattttccacccaaggatCAGTGTTTTTTCAagtattatttctttaattttaaaaattttaaatatttatcaataaataattaaatttaacataattttaacctttaaaattttatctttttttttctttaaactttaaaaattaaataatagctTGAGTATGACCAAACCCAGATCCCATtcatcttataataataatggcTACAAAAGATGTTATGCCGATCGGATACAAACAGTTGCCATaatccattttttattattattaatttttcttacgTTAATTTTGTCCTTTTTGATCAGAAGCTTGCAAATACTTGGCTATGGTAttgtaaattgtaattaaattttgtattttatatttttactgtttattttttcatgtaatCAAAGATACACCAGAGTCTCTCATTATGGGTATATCAAAATACgttaatatatacattttaaagAGATCAATTCAATAACCTATCGTTAAGATCTCttactttaatataaatatatcaaaaaatattagTGTATACACTCAAATCTATTTACAATAGTATAATAGTCAAATCtaaatcctaaaacttcatGTTTGAAATTTCACACATTCACGAGCTCTGAAACCAAACATTACAATAAATGTTATAACTGGAGaggattcaaattcaaaatatatgtacCGATTTTTGGACATGAGTTTAAGTAAATAAAACTTccacttttatttatttcaaataaaattatatctgtTTATTTTTGGTGTACATAAAATAAGACTATATTATTCATTCAATATTTTCCTCTCTTCTCTTTATATAAATTCAACTCTCCCTCACCTCTCTTCTATTCAAACACACTTGAAATTACTTTAACTGTAGCTAGGAAAATGGCTGATCGAAAGCTCGAAATGATCCTCTCTATGAAAGGCGGCAATGGAAAGGGAAGCTATGCAAACAACTCTCAAGCTCAGGTTTCATCATCCAGAcgaattttcatttctttttcttaattttctctcatatttttcttcaggtttttcaagttttcttcaTGCAGGCGAAGCACGCCCGTTCAATGCTGCACCTTTTGAAAGAAACCCTAGACAATATTCAGCTCCAACCGGGCTCCGAACTGCCTTTCACGGTGGCCGATTTAGGCTGTTCATGTGGCAACAACACACTCTACATCGTTGATGTCATCATCAAGCACATGATCGAACGGTACAAGGCCATGGGATACGTGCCGCCGCCGGAGTTTTCAGTCTTCTTCTCCGACCTCCCTAGCAATGACTTCAACACTCTATTTCAACTCCTCCCTCCTATTTCCAAAGGTAGCATGGAGGAGTGCCTAGCCACCGATAACCACCGCTCTTACTTCGCCGCCGGTGTCCCCGGATCGTTTTACCGGCGTCTTTTCCCTACAAGATCAATTGATTTCTTCCACTCCGCATTCTCCTTGCATTGGCTATCCCAGGTGATCATGAAGTTAGTGTAATATGCAGTAATGGTAATTAATACACAGACAAGaagatattgaatttaaatgagCAAGACTCGAATggataatatttcaataaaataatgtgaacatattttttagtatataattaaatacatagatTGAATAATCAATACTTAATtccataataatatatcatttatatatctaattatatattcaaaagttcGTACGCATTACTCTTAATATTTAGTTCGTTCTTATTTTTTGCGGCTTTGAGTAGGTCAAAAAGATAAGGCTTTGCTGGGACTGTTTCCAAAATACATTTGCTCCATTTCacttttgcttttgctttagacaaaaaatacaaaaacaaaccaacaaaaaaattgatagttgTTGGTGGGTCAAATCTGTCAAGTTCTACTCTCTGTCTCTTctgaatataaagttttatgTCCATCTACTAGGTTGATTCATATGTAAATGTCTCGTTTcatgagtttgatttaaaaaagagtttaaagtataatgtttattattaataataggtgCCAGAGAGTGTGCAAGACAAAAGATCATCAGCATACAACAGAGGGAGAGTGTCCATCCATAATGCAAATCAGGAGGCAGCAAATGCATACAGAAGCCAGTTCCAAGGGGACTTGGCTGCATTTCTGAAAGCAAGATCTCAAGAAATGAAGAGAGGAGGGTCCATGTTTCTTGTCTGCTTAGGCAGAACCTCACCTGACCCTACTGACCAAGGTGGCCCTGGCCTCCTCTTCGGCACCCACTTTCAGGATTCTTGGAATGATCTTGTCCTCGAGGTAATCTTACTTAagtaatattacatgtataaataaattatacaaacttatttatatatataaattagtaaaatttggtgatttttaaatgagaaaaaagataaataatcatattacttaattacaaactactattttattttatacatataagttatttatacttattgttttatttatcattttttactttcaaATGGACAAGAAGTCACCATGCAACAAATGTTAGGTTTCATTAGCTATGTTTGGATTGGGTTCATTAGCCcatttgtattatttaattctCACTAATCATGATTAGCCCATATTAATCCTAACCATAAATGTTTGTTGTATAACTAGATCTATGtcatatatatatcaatagatgattttaaattaaagataaaataaataattagctcatttaataaaattgtagtattattcaataaaaaattagtgactaataatatataattgttatAGGGTCTTATAACAAGTGAAAAACGTGACGCCTTCAACATACCAGTGTATGCATCAAGCTTGCAAGAATTTAGGGAGGTGGTTGAAACAAATGGGTCATTCAGAATTAACAGACTAGAGATATTCAAAGGAGGAAGCCCTTTGGTGGTTAGCCAACCAGATGACGCAATAGAGGTTGGTCAAGCCCTCGCCAACAGTTGTCAGAGCGTAGTCGGGGTTCTTGTTGACGTCCACATAGGTGAAAAACTGAGTGAGGAGTTGTTTTCAAGGGTTGAGCAGCGAGGTTCAAGCCATGCTAAAGAATTATTAGAGCAAATGCAATTCTATTATATAGTTGCATCACTCTCTTTTAAATAGAGAGAATTATTGTACACAAACGGCCAACTATAAAAATTTGGACactatgtattcaaaatatgtataaataaagttatttaatatttatcattatatggCTTCGCATAATCTAGCACATACTGATGTGtgttaaaacatattaaaacttAGATCGACTAATCAAATCGATTCAATTGAGATTTAGTGGTTAGTTTAGTCACTTGAAcctaaatttgtttgtatagtagtaaatttatcatcagaccactaacattttttatttgattattttaattaaaaattttaactgtaTTATTAATGTCATAGATTCGATTGATTGAGCAGACTGGTCAAGTCCCTTTATTGAGTCAACACCTCTTAAAACGTTGATTCCATTACATAAAAAAGCTATAGTAAATAAAGCTACtcttttattttgctttatttttatcttataattacGTCTAGATGTGTTACTTTTGTGAGTGAGTAAAGGGCTTGTTACCAAGAGCTTCTG
Encoded proteins:
- the LOC123201772 gene encoding indole-3-acetate O-methyltransferase 1-like; this encodes MADRKLEMILSMKGGNGKGSYANNSQAQAKHARSMLHLLKETLDNIQLQPGSELPFTVADLGCSCGNNTLYIVDVIIKHMIERYKAMGYVPPPEFSVFFSDLPSNDFNTLFQLLPPISKGSMEECLATDNHRSYFAAGVPGSFYRRLFPTRSIDFFHSAFSLHWLSQVPESVQDKRSSAYNRGRVSIHNANQEAANAYRSQFQGDLAAFLKARSQEMKRGGSMFLVCLGRTSPDPTDQGGPGLLFGTHFQDSWNDLVLEGLITSEKRDAFNIPVYASSLQEFREVVETNGSFRINRLEIFKGGSPLVVSQPDDAIEVGQALANSCQSVVGVLVDVHIGEKLSEELFSRVEQRGSSHAKELLEQMQFYYIVASLSFK